The Streptomyces aurantiacus genome includes a region encoding these proteins:
- the mfd gene encoding transcription-repair coupling factor, with product MSLHGLLDAVVKDAALTEAVKAAGDGNRMHVDLVGPPAARPFAVAALAREAGRTVLAVTATGREAEDLAAALRSLLPADTIVEYPSWETLPHERLSPRSDTVGRRLAVLRRLTHPRPDDPETGPVSVVVAPVRSVLQPQVKGLGELEPVALRTGQSADLGDIVTALAAAAYARVELVEKRGEFAVRGGILDVFPPTEEHPLRVEFWGDDVEEIRYFKVADQRSLEVAEHGLWAPPCRELLLTDDVRERAARLAEEHPELGELLGKIAEGIAVEGMESLAPVLVDDMELLIDVLPKGSMALVCDPERVRTRAADLVATSQEFLQASWAATAGGGEAPIDVDAASLWSIADVRERARELDMMWWSVSPFAADEALAETFAGDAAGDTLKLGMHAPETYRGDTAKALADTKGWLAEGWRTVFVTEAHGPAARTVEVLGGEGIAARLESDLGALTPSVVQVACGSIDYGFVDPALGLAVLTETDLTGQKAAGKDGARMPARRRKTVDPLTLEMGDYIVHEQHGVGRYIEMVQRTVQGATREYLVVEYAPAKRGQPGDRLYIPTDQLEQITKYVGGEAPTLHRLGGADWTKTKARAKKAVKEIAADLIKLYSARMAAPGHAFGGDTPWQRELEDAFPYTETPDQLTTIAEVKEDMEKTVPMDRLICGDVGYGKTEIAVRAAFKAVQDGKQVAVLVPTTLLVQQHFGTFGERYSQFPVNVRALSRFQSDTEAKATLEGLREGSVDVVIGTHRLFSSETKFKDLGLVIVDEEQRFGVEHKEQLKKLRANVDVLTMSATPIPRTLEMAVTGIREMSTITTPPEERHPVLTFVGPYEEKQIGAAVRRELLREGQVFYIHNRVESIDRAAARLREIVPEARIATAHGQMSEQALEQVVVDFWEKKFDVLVSTTIVESGIDISNANTLIVERGDNFGLSQLHQLRGRVGRGRERGYAYFLYPPEKPLTETAHERLATIAQHTEMGAGMYVAMKDLEIRGAGNLLGGEQSGHIAGVGFDLYVRMVGEAVADYRAQMEGGVEEEPPLEVKIELPVDAHVPHDYAPGERLRLQAYRSIASVNSEEDVKAVREELVDRYGKLPEPVENLLLVAGLRMLARACGVGDIVLQGNNIRFAPVELRESQELRLKRLYPGTVIKPAAHQVLVPRPKTARVGGKPLVGRELLGWTGEFLASILGS from the coding sequence ATGAGCCTGCACGGTCTGCTCGACGCCGTCGTCAAGGACGCCGCACTCACCGAAGCGGTGAAGGCCGCCGGCGACGGCAACCGCATGCACGTCGACCTGGTCGGACCGCCCGCCGCCAGGCCGTTCGCGGTCGCGGCACTGGCCCGGGAGGCGGGCCGCACGGTGCTCGCGGTGACGGCCACCGGCCGCGAGGCCGAGGACCTGGCGGCCGCTCTGCGGTCGCTGCTGCCGGCCGACACGATCGTGGAGTACCCGTCCTGGGAGACGCTGCCGCACGAGCGGTTGTCCCCGCGCAGCGACACCGTGGGCCGCAGGCTCGCCGTCCTGCGCAGGCTCACCCACCCGCGCCCCGACGACCCGGAGACCGGCCCCGTCTCCGTGGTGGTCGCCCCCGTGCGGTCGGTCCTCCAGCCGCAGGTCAAGGGCCTGGGAGAGCTGGAACCGGTGGCACTGCGGACCGGCCAGAGCGCCGACCTCGGCGACATCGTGACGGCCCTGGCGGCAGCCGCGTACGCCCGGGTGGAGCTGGTCGAGAAGCGCGGCGAGTTCGCCGTACGGGGCGGGATCCTGGACGTCTTCCCGCCCACCGAGGAGCACCCGCTGCGCGTGGAGTTCTGGGGCGACGACGTCGAGGAGATCCGCTACTTCAAGGTCGCCGACCAGCGGTCCCTGGAGGTCGCCGAGCACGGGCTGTGGGCGCCGCCCTGCCGCGAGCTGCTGCTCACGGACGACGTACGGGAGCGGGCCGCCCGGCTCGCCGAGGAACACCCGGAGCTGGGCGAACTGCTCGGCAAGATCGCCGAGGGCATCGCGGTCGAGGGCATGGAGTCCCTCGCGCCGGTCCTCGTCGACGACATGGAACTGCTGATCGACGTACTGCCCAAGGGGTCCATGGCCCTCGTGTGCGACCCGGAGCGGGTGCGCACACGCGCCGCGGACCTGGTGGCGACCTCGCAGGAGTTCCTCCAGGCGTCCTGGGCGGCGACGGCGGGCGGCGGCGAGGCCCCCATCGACGTCGACGCGGCGTCGCTGTGGTCCATCGCGGACGTCCGGGAGCGGGCCCGCGAGCTGGACATGATGTGGTGGTCGGTGTCGCCGTTCGCCGCCGACGAGGCGCTCGCGGAGACGTTCGCCGGTGACGCGGCGGGGGACACGCTGAAGCTCGGGATGCACGCGCCCGAGACCTACCGCGGGGACACCGCGAAGGCGCTCGCCGACACCAAGGGCTGGCTCGCGGAGGGCTGGCGCACGGTCTTCGTCACCGAGGCGCACGGCCCCGCGGCCCGTACCGTCGAGGTGCTCGGCGGCGAGGGCATCGCGGCCCGGCTGGAGTCGGACCTCGGCGCGCTGACCCCCTCGGTCGTCCAGGTGGCCTGCGGCTCGATCGACTACGGGTTCGTCGACCCGGCGCTCGGACTCGCCGTGCTGACCGAGACCGACCTCACCGGACAGAAGGCCGCCGGCAAGGACGGCGCGCGGATGCCGGCCCGCCGCCGCAAGACCGTCGACCCGCTGACCCTGGAAATGGGCGACTACATCGTCCACGAGCAGCACGGCGTCGGCCGCTACATCGAGATGGTCCAGCGGACCGTGCAGGGCGCGACCCGCGAGTACCTCGTCGTCGAGTACGCGCCGGCCAAGCGCGGCCAGCCCGGCGACCGCCTCTACATCCCGACCGACCAGCTGGAACAGATCACGAAGTACGTGGGCGGCGAGGCCCCGACGCTCCACCGCCTCGGCGGCGCCGACTGGACGAAGACCAAGGCGCGCGCGAAGAAGGCCGTCAAGGAGATCGCGGCGGACCTGATCAAGCTGTACTCCGCCCGGATGGCGGCGCCCGGGCACGCCTTCGGCGGCGACACGCCCTGGCAGCGCGAGCTGGAGGACGCGTTCCCCTACACGGAGACGCCCGACCAGCTCACGACCATCGCCGAGGTCAAGGAGGACATGGAGAAGACGGTTCCGATGGACCGGCTGATCTGCGGCGACGTCGGTTACGGCAAGACGGAGATCGCGGTCCGCGCCGCCTTCAAGGCGGTGCAGGACGGCAAGCAGGTCGCCGTCCTCGTGCCCACCACCCTGCTGGTGCAGCAGCACTTCGGGACGTTCGGCGAGCGCTACTCGCAGTTCCCGGTCAACGTACGGGCCCTGTCGCGCTTCCAGTCCGACACCGAGGCGAAGGCGACCCTGGAGGGCCTGCGGGAGGGCTCGGTGGACGTGGTCATCGGCACCCACCGCCTGTTCTCCTCGGAGACCAAGTTCAAGGACCTCGGCCTCGTCATCGTCGACGAGGAGCAGCGCTTCGGCGTCGAGCACAAGGAGCAGCTGAAGAAGCTCCGCGCGAACGTGGACGTCCTGACCATGTCCGCGACCCCGATCCCGCGCACGCTGGAGATGGCGGTGACCGGGATCAGGGAGATGTCGACGATCACGACACCCCCGGAGGAGCGGCACCCGGTCCTGACCTTCGTCGGCCCGTACGAGGAGAAGCAGATCGGCGCGGCGGTCCGCAGGGAGCTGCTGCGCGAGGGTCAGGTCTTCTACATCCACAACCGCGTCGAGTCGATCGACCGGGCCGCGGCCCGGCTGCGCGAGATCGTGCCGGAGGCGCGCATCGCGACGGCCCACGGCCAGATGTCCGAACAGGCCCTGGAACAGGTGGTAGTCGACTTCTGGGAGAAGAAGTTCGACGTCCTCGTCTCCACGACCATCGTGGAGTCGGGCATCGACATCTCGAACGCGAACACGCTGATCGTCGAGCGCGGCGACAACTTCGGCCTCTCCCAGCTGCACCAGCTGCGCGGCCGGGTGGGCCGCGGACGGGAACGGGGTTACGCGTACTTCCTGTACCCGCCGGAGAAGCCGCTGACGGAGACGGCCCACGAGCGGCTCGCGACCATCGCCCAGCACACGGAGATGGGCGCGGGCATGTACGTGGCGATGAAGGACCTGGAGATCCGCGGAGCCGGAAACCTGCTGGGCGGCGAACAGTCGGGCCACATCGCCGGAGTCGGCTTCGACCTGTACGTACGCATGGTGGGTGAGGCGGTGGCGGACTACCGGGCCCAGATGGAGGGCGGGGTCGAGGAGGAGCCGCCGCTGGAGGTCAAGATCGAGCTCCCGGTCGACGCGCACGTCCCGCACGACTACGCGCCGGGCGAGCGGCTGCGCCTGCAGGCCTACCGGTCCATCGCCTCCGTGAACTCCGAGGAGGACGTCAAGGCGGTACGCGAGGAGCTCGTCGACCGCTACGGCAAGCTGCCCGAGCCGGTGGAGAACCTGCTGCTGGTGGCGGGGCTGCGGATGCTCGCGCGCGCCTGCGGTGTCGGCGACATCGTCCTCCAGGGGAACAACATCCGCTTCGCGCCGGTGGAGTTGAGGGAGTCGCAGGAGCTGCGGCTCAAGCGGCTGTATCCGGGAACCGTGATCAAGCCGGCCGCACACCAGGTGCTGGTCCCCCGCCCGAAGACGGCGAGGGTCGGCGGCAAGCCGTTGGTCGGACGGGAGTTGCTGGGGTGGACGGGGGAGTTCCTGGCCTCGATCCTGGGGTCGTGA
- a CDS encoding ABC transporter permease: MTVFKTSRRNFFAHKGRMALSAVAVMLSVAFVCGTLVFTDTMNTTFDKLFATTSSDVTVTPKAASNNDDPQNGKPESLPASVIDRTQKADGVKSAEGAVSSLNVTVVNSDNKNMGSTTGAPTIAGNWTKNDLRSMEITSGHAPRGPTEVMVDADTADKHDLKMGDELRTIAVTGDFKAKIVGIATFKVTNPGAAVVYYDTATAQRELLGATGRFTQINVTAAAGVTDTQLKRNVSTVLTGSDEALKVQTQKELSDENREGIGEFMNVIKYAMLGFAGIAFLVGIFLIINTFSMLVAQRTREIGLMRAIGSSRKQVNRSVLVEALFLGVVGSVLGVAAGVGIAIGLMKLMSGMGMNLSTADLTVKTMTPVVGLVLGIVVTVLAAYLPARRAGKVSPMAALRDAGTPADGRAGWIRGIIGLLLTGAGTAALLTAAGADKASDGSMMLGAGVVLTLIGFVIIGPLLAGGVVRALSAVLLRGFGPVGRLAERNALRNPRRTGATGAALMIGLALVACLSVVGSSMVASATEELDKSVGTDFIVQGNQRIVPQAQKAIESTPGMAHVTSYKQVEAELTSPDGKTEDSDVTAADPTYASDLRRETIAGRLSAAYGKDAMSVGSDYAKKHGVKVGDTMTVAFKGGQTAKLKVAAITDDDVAIDKGSRYMSIATMKRYVPADRIPPNDIMFATAEEGQEKTAYAALKKSLDPYPQYQVRDQTDYKQELKDQIGQLLNMVYGLLALAIIVAVLGVVNTLALSVVERTREIGLMRAIGLSRRQLRRMIRLESVVIALFGALLGLGLGMGWGATAQQLLALEGLKVLDIPWPTIIGVFIGSAFVGLFAALVPAFRAGRMNVLNAIATD; the protein is encoded by the coding sequence ATGACCGTCTTCAAGACCTCGCGGCGCAACTTCTTCGCGCACAAGGGGCGCATGGCCCTGTCGGCCGTGGCGGTCATGCTGTCGGTGGCGTTCGTGTGCGGCACGCTCGTCTTCACCGACACCATGAACACGACCTTCGACAAGCTCTTCGCCACGACCTCCTCCGACGTCACGGTCACCCCGAAGGCCGCCTCGAACAACGACGATCCGCAGAACGGCAAGCCGGAGTCGCTGCCCGCCTCGGTCATCGACCGCACGCAGAAGGCGGACGGCGTCAAGTCCGCCGAGGGCGCGGTCAGTTCGCTGAACGTGACCGTCGTCAACAGCGACAACAAGAACATGGGGTCCACCACCGGAGCCCCGACGATCGCGGGCAACTGGACGAAGAACGACCTGCGTTCGATGGAGATCACCTCCGGGCACGCCCCGCGCGGGCCCACCGAGGTGATGGTCGACGCCGACACCGCGGACAAGCACGACCTCAAGATGGGTGACGAGCTGCGCACCATCGCCGTCACCGGTGACTTCAAGGCGAAGATCGTCGGCATCGCCACCTTCAAGGTGACCAACCCCGGCGCCGCCGTCGTCTACTACGACACCGCCACCGCGCAGCGCGAACTGCTCGGCGCCACCGGCCGGTTCACACAGATCAACGTCACGGCGGCCGCCGGTGTGACGGACACCCAGCTCAAGCGGAACGTCTCCACGGTCCTCACGGGATCCGACGAGGCGCTCAAGGTCCAGACGCAGAAGGAGCTCTCGGACGAGAACCGCGAGGGCATCGGCGAGTTCATGAACGTCATCAAGTACGCCATGCTCGGCTTCGCCGGGATCGCCTTCCTCGTCGGCATCTTCCTGATCATCAACACCTTCTCGATGCTGGTCGCCCAGCGCACCCGCGAGATCGGCCTGATGAGGGCCATCGGCTCGTCCCGCAAGCAGGTCAACCGGTCCGTGCTCGTCGAGGCCCTGTTCCTCGGCGTCGTCGGCTCCGTCCTCGGGGTCGCCGCGGGCGTCGGCATCGCGATCGGCCTGATGAAGCTCATGTCGGGCATGGGTATGAACCTCTCCACGGCCGACCTGACCGTGAAGACCATGACCCCCGTGGTCGGCCTGGTCCTCGGCATCGTCGTCACCGTCCTTGCCGCCTACCTCCCCGCCCGCCGCGCGGGCAAGGTCTCCCCGATGGCCGCGCTGCGCGACGCCGGGACACCGGCCGACGGCAGGGCCGGCTGGATCCGGGGCATCATCGGCCTCCTCCTCACCGGCGCCGGCACCGCCGCCCTCCTCACGGCGGCGGGAGCGGACAAGGCGAGCGACGGCTCGATGATGCTGGGCGCCGGTGTGGTGCTCACGCTGATCGGGTTCGTCATCATCGGCCCGCTGCTCGCGGGCGGCGTGGTCCGGGCCCTCAGCGCGGTCCTGCTGCGCGGCTTCGGTCCCGTCGGGCGCCTCGCCGAACGGAACGCACTGCGCAACCCGCGGCGCACCGGGGCCACCGGAGCGGCCCTCATGATCGGCCTCGCGCTGGTCGCCTGCCTCTCCGTGGTCGGCTCCTCGATGGTGGCCTCCGCGACCGAGGAACTCGACAAGTCGGTCGGCACGGACTTCATCGTCCAGGGCAACCAGCGGATCGTGCCCCAGGCCCAGAAGGCCATCGAGTCGACACCGGGCATGGCGCACGTCACCAGCTACAAGCAGGTCGAGGCCGAGCTGACCTCGCCCGACGGCAAGACCGAGGACAGCGACGTCACGGCCGCCGACCCGACGTACGCGAGCGATCTGCGCCGCGAGACGATCGCCGGCCGGCTGTCGGCGGCGTACGGCAAGGACGCGATGTCGGTCGGCTCCGACTACGCCAAGAAGCACGGGGTGAAGGTCGGCGACACGATGACCGTCGCCTTCAAGGGCGGACAGACCGCCAAGCTGAAGGTCGCGGCGATCACGGACGACGACGTGGCCATCGACAAGGGCTCGCGCTACATGAGCATCGCCACGATGAAGCGGTACGTCCCGGCCGACAGGATTCCGCCGAACGACATCATGTTCGCCACCGCCGAGGAAGGCCAGGAGAAGACGGCGTACGCGGCCCTGAAGAAGTCGCTGGATCCGTACCCGCAGTACCAGGTCCGCGACCAGACCGACTACAAGCAGGAGCTCAAGGACCAGATCGGCCAGCTCCTGAACATGGTCTACGGCCTGCTGGCCCTCGCGATCATCGTGGCGGTCCTGGGCGTCGTGAACACCCTGGCCCTCTCGGTCGTCGAGCGGACCCGCGAGATCGGCCTGATGCGCGCCATCGGCCTCTCCCGCCGCCAGCTCCGCCGCATGATCCGTCTGGAGTCGGTCGTCATCGCCCTCTTCGGAGCGCTGCTCGGCCTCGGCCTGGGCATGGGCTGGGGCGCCACCGCCCAGCAGCTCCTCGCCCTGGAGGGCCTGAAGGTCCTCGACATCCCCTGGCCGACGATCATCGGGGTCTTCATCGGCTCGGCCTTCGTGGGCCTGTTCGCCGCACTGGTGCCGGCGTTCCGGGCGGGGCGGATGAACGTACTGAACGCCATCGCGACCGACTAG
- a CDS encoding ABC transporter ATP-binding protein: protein MTSAVTIPRHGGTGERTAVAARARQVVKAYGSGETRVVALDHVDVDIARGQFTAIMGPSGSGKSTLMHCLAGLDTVSSGQIHLDETEITGLKDKKLTKLRRDRIGFIFQAFNLLPTLNALENITLPMDIAGRKPDKAWLAQVIETVGLVDRLKHRPNQLSGGQQQRVAVARALAARPEIIFGDEPTGNLDSRAGAEVLGFLRRSVTELGQTIVMVTHDPVAASYADRVLYLADGRIVDEMLRPTADAVLDRMKDFDARGRTS from the coding sequence GTGACATCGGCTGTAACCATTCCCAGGCACGGGGGCACTGGAGAGCGTACGGCCGTTGCCGCACGGGCACGGCAGGTCGTGAAGGCGTACGGCTCCGGTGAGACCCGCGTCGTCGCCCTGGACCATGTCGACGTGGACATCGCGCGGGGCCAGTTCACCGCGATCATGGGCCCCTCGGGGTCCGGCAAGTCCACTCTGATGCACTGCCTCGCCGGCCTCGACACGGTCTCCTCCGGGCAGATCCACCTGGACGAGACCGAGATCACCGGCCTCAAGGACAAGAAGCTCACGAAGCTGCGCCGGGACCGGATCGGCTTCATATTCCAGGCGTTCAACCTGCTGCCGACGCTGAACGCGCTGGAGAACATCACGCTCCCGATGGACATCGCGGGGCGCAAGCCGGACAAGGCGTGGCTGGCCCAGGTCATCGAGACCGTCGGGCTCGTCGACCGGCTGAAGCACCGGCCGAACCAGCTCTCCGGCGGTCAGCAGCAGCGCGTGGCCGTGGCCCGCGCCCTCGCCGCCCGCCCCGAGATCATTTTCGGTGACGAGCCGACCGGAAACCTCGACTCCCGCGCCGGCGCCGAGGTGCTGGGCTTCCTGCGCCGGTCGGTCACCGAGCTCGGCCAGACCATTGTGATGGTGACGCACGACCCGGTCGCCGCCTCGTACGCGGACCGCGTGCTGTACCTGGCCGACGGACGGATCGTCGACGAGATGCTCCGGCCGACGGCCGACGCCGTCCTCGACCGCATGAAGGACTTCGACGCCCGGGGGCGCACGTCATGA
- a CDS encoding MFS transporter produces the protein MDGATPGIRKATADRSRTPRGRRAVVASLMLCMGLAALDSTIVSTAVPQIVGDLGGFSVFSWLFSGYLLAVTVTLPVYGKLSDTFGRKPVLIAGSILFLVGSLLCALAWNMAALIAFRIVQGLGGGALQGTVQTLAADLYPLEQRPRIQARLSTVWVVSAVAGPALGGVIAAYADWRWIFLINLPLGAVALWLLVRHLHEPRRESDRGTGGRHRVDWAGALTVFACGGVLLMALVQGGVAWPWLSLPSIALFGTGLALVAALVVIERRAAEPIIPGWVWRRRTIAAVNLALGALGLLMVAPTVFLPMYAQSVLGLAPTAAGFVLSVWTLSWPVSAALSQHVYRRIGFRNTAMLGIGAATLVLLAFPFLPYPGEAWQPTALMLLLGAALGLFQLPLIVGVQSTVGWSERGTATASVLFCRQTGQTLGAALFGAVANSVLAARLGGAGDLDSVTRALDSGTAGEHVRRAVADAVHSVYFGAACAAGLAFLVLLLLAPRRFPVLKNPED, from the coding sequence GTGGACGGCGCGACACCCGGCATACGGAAGGCGACGGCGGACCGCTCCCGGACCCCTCGTGGACGCCGGGCCGTCGTCGCCTCCCTCATGCTCTGCATGGGACTGGCCGCGCTCGACTCCACGATCGTGTCGACGGCCGTCCCGCAGATCGTCGGCGACCTCGGCGGCTTCTCCGTCTTCTCGTGGCTGTTCTCCGGCTATCTGCTCGCCGTGACGGTCACGCTGCCCGTGTACGGCAAGCTCTCCGACACCTTCGGCCGCAAGCCGGTGCTGATCGCCGGCTCGATCCTCTTCCTCGTCGGCTCCCTGCTCTGCGCGCTCGCCTGGAACATGGCCGCGCTGATCGCGTTCCGTATCGTCCAGGGTCTCGGCGGCGGCGCCCTCCAGGGCACGGTCCAAACACTCGCCGCCGACCTCTATCCGCTCGAACAACGCCCCAGGATCCAGGCCAGGTTGTCCACGGTGTGGGTCGTGTCGGCGGTCGCGGGCCCGGCGCTCGGCGGAGTGATCGCCGCCTACGCCGACTGGCGCTGGATCTTCCTCATCAACCTGCCGCTCGGCGCGGTCGCGCTCTGGCTCCTGGTCCGTCACCTCCACGAACCCCGGCGCGAAAGCGACCGCGGGACCGGCGGGCGCCACCGCGTCGACTGGGCGGGCGCGCTCACGGTCTTCGCCTGCGGCGGCGTACTCCTCATGGCCCTGGTGCAGGGAGGGGTGGCCTGGCCATGGCTTTCGCTCCCCTCAATCGCCTTGTTCGGTACGGGACTTGCCCTGGTCGCCGCTCTCGTCGTCATCGAACGCCGGGCCGCCGAACCGATCATCCCCGGCTGGGTCTGGCGGCGCCGCACCATCGCCGCCGTGAACCTGGCACTCGGCGCCCTGGGCCTGCTGATGGTCGCCCCCACGGTCTTCCTCCCGATGTACGCGCAGTCGGTGCTCGGCCTGGCTCCGACGGCCGCGGGCTTCGTGCTGTCGGTCTGGACGCTGAGCTGGCCGGTGTCCGCCGCGCTCAGCCAGCACGTCTACCGCCGCATCGGCTTCCGCAACACCGCGATGCTCGGCATCGGCGCGGCCACGCTCGTCCTGCTCGCCTTCCCCTTCCTCCCCTATCCCGGCGAGGCCTGGCAGCCCACGGCCTTGATGCTCCTGCTCGGCGCGGCGCTCGGCCTCTTCCAGCTCCCGCTGATCGTCGGCGTCCAGTCGACCGTCGGCTGGTCCGAACGCGGCACGGCCACGGCCTCCGTCCTCTTCTGCCGCCAGACCGGCCAGACGCTCGGCGCCGCCCTCTTCGGCGCGGTCGCGAACTCGGTGCTGGCCGCCCGGCTCGGCGGCGCGGGCGACCTGGACTCGGTGACCCGGGCCCTCGACTCCGGCACCGCCGGCGAACACGTGCGCCGCGCGGTCGCCGACGCCGTGCACTCCGTCTACTTCGGCGCGGCCTGCGCGGCCGGACTCGCCTTCCTGGTCCTGCTGTTGCTCGCACCACGCCGCTTCCCGGTGCTCAAGAACCCCGAGGACTGA
- a CDS encoding DUF485 domain-containing protein — protein MSYDTSPSYPVPPHHPPRNSSPSYPTYPNEPTQPTYPWAPQQAEPESAGPQRHRHAALGRHSDLRVLRTAYRWQRRVATLAALGYFTLFLALSASAPSMMAGEVTGGLTVGLLLGLLQVPVTCGAIALYEYTARRGVDPIAERIRKQAELDTKRAEARR, from the coding sequence ATGTCCTACGACACGTCCCCGTCGTACCCCGTTCCACCGCACCATCCGCCCCGCAACTCCTCACCGTCGTACCCCACCTATCCGAACGAGCCCACCCAGCCGACGTACCCCTGGGCGCCGCAGCAGGCGGAACCCGAATCCGCCGGGCCGCAGCGCCACCGCCACGCCGCTCTCGGCCGGCACAGCGACCTCCGTGTCCTGCGCACCGCGTACCGGTGGCAGCGGCGCGTGGCCACCCTGGCGGCGCTCGGCTACTTCACGCTGTTCCTCGCCCTGTCGGCGTCCGCGCCCTCGATGATGGCGGGCGAGGTGACCGGGGGCCTGACCGTCGGACTCCTCCTCGGCCTGCTCCAGGTCCCCGTGACCTGCGGGGCCATCGCGCTGTACGAGTACACCGCCCGCCGGGGCGTGGACCCGATCGCCGAGCGCATCAGGAAGCAGGCCGAGCTGGACACCAAGCGGGCGGAGGCACGCCGGTGA
- a CDS encoding sodium/solute symporter, with translation MSLVAFTVVATITLLLCVMTGPDRDDLDEFYTGYSSLSPMRNGLAIAGDYISAATVLGTGGVIALFGYDGVVLALSTALSLMLLMFLLAEPLRNAGRFTMGDALARRMPGRAVRITACAATLTALLPLMLVQLAGTGDLLAFILGFSSDGLKTGCIIGLGILMISYAAIGGMKGTALIQILKIVMLLGSGAVIAVLILNKFDWDLGGLFGQAAQNSGAGSAFLSSGLQFTSGPSPRLDMISSELTVVLGGACLPHITMRMYTAGSAPQVRRSLSWAVPAVALFVLIITVVGFGATALIGREAIAVADPQGNTAYLLGARAAFGADVSTAETFLFTTVTAAIFLTVLASVAGMILACANSLAHDVFAHGRKQLSPRREMTLARASAAAVGIPAIVLATLVQHHSLQPLVTLSFCLGASAIAPALVYSLFWRRYTRAGLMCTLIGGSLSTLILMTGTNLVSGSPISAFPDHDFTWFPFTTTGLVSIPLGFALGWLGTVASGREKAEEHRKQYEAVEGWILAGAVRKE, from the coding sequence ATGTCACTCGTGGCGTTCACCGTCGTGGCCACCATCACCCTGCTGCTCTGTGTGATGACCGGCCCCGACCGGGACGACCTCGACGAGTTCTACACCGGCTACAGCAGCCTGTCCCCGATGCGCAACGGCCTTGCCATAGCGGGGGACTACATCTCCGCCGCGACGGTCCTCGGCACCGGCGGCGTGATCGCGCTCTTCGGGTACGACGGCGTCGTACTCGCCCTGAGCACCGCGCTGTCCCTCATGCTCCTGATGTTCCTGCTGGCCGAACCCCTGCGGAACGCGGGCCGGTTCACCATGGGCGACGCACTGGCCCGGCGGATGCCGGGCCGGGCGGTGCGGATCACGGCGTGCGCGGCGACGCTGACCGCGCTGCTCCCCCTGATGCTCGTACAGCTGGCCGGCACCGGCGACCTGCTGGCGTTCATCCTCGGCTTCTCCAGCGACGGGCTGAAGACGGGCTGCATCATCGGTCTCGGCATCCTGATGATCAGCTACGCGGCGATCGGCGGCATGAAGGGCACCGCGCTGATCCAGATCCTGAAGATCGTGATGCTGCTCGGCTCGGGCGCCGTCATCGCCGTGCTCATCCTGAACAAGTTCGACTGGGACCTCGGCGGCCTGTTCGGCCAGGCCGCTCAAAACAGCGGGGCCGGCTCCGCGTTCCTGAGCTCCGGTCTGCAGTTCACCAGCGGGCCCAGTCCGCGCCTGGACATGATCAGTTCGGAGCTGACGGTCGTGCTCGGCGGGGCCTGCCTGCCCCACATCACCATGCGCATGTACACGGCGGGCAGTGCCCCTCAGGTGCGCCGGTCGCTGTCGTGGGCGGTGCCGGCCGTGGCGCTCTTCGTCCTCATCATCACGGTCGTCGGATTCGGGGCGACGGCACTGATCGGGCGGGAGGCCATCGCGGTCGCCGACCCGCAGGGCAACACCGCGTACCTGCTGGGCGCGCGGGCCGCGTTCGGGGCGGACGTCTCGACGGCGGAGACGTTCCTCTTCACCACCGTCACCGCGGCGATCTTCCTGACGGTGCTCGCGTCCGTCGCCGGAATGATCCTCGCCTGCGCCAACTCCCTCGCCCACGACGTCTTCGCGCACGGCAGGAAGCAGCTCTCGCCGCGCCGCGAGATGACGCTGGCCCGGGCGTCGGCGGCGGCGGTCGGCATCCCGGCGATCGTGCTGGCCACCCTCGTCCAGCACCACAGTCTGCAGCCCCTGGTCACGCTGTCGTTCTGCCTGGGTGCTTCGGCCATAGCGCCCGCGCTGGTCTACAGCCTCTTCTGGCGCCGCTACACCCGGGCCGGTCTCATGTGCACGCTCATCGGCGGCTCGCTGAGCACGCTCATCCTGATGACCGGCACGAACCTCGTCTCGGGCTCCCCCATCTCCGCGTTCCCCGACCACGACTTCACCTGGTTCCCCTTCACCACGACCGGCCTCGTCTCCATCCCGCTGGGCTTCGCCCTCGGCTGGCTCGGCACGGTGGCCTCGGGCCGGGAGAAGGCGGAGGAACACCGCAAGCAGTACGAGGCCGTGGAGGGCTGGATCCTCGCGGGGGCGGTGCGCAAGGAGTGA